The genomic DNA aaaaaaaattaaaaacgtttttacatttaacctttatttaactaggttaaatggggcggcagcgtagcctagtggttagagcgttgggctagtaaccgaaaagttgcgagttcaaacccccgagctgacaaggtacaaatctgtcgttctgcccctgaacaggcagttaacccactgttcccaggccgtcattgaaaataagaatatgttcttaactgacctgttAAGTGCCAAATATAAAGTTTGATCGATAATGGTCTGTGGAcgtttttcatggttcgtgctAGGCCCATTAGTTTCAGTATAGGGAAATCCTAACGCTAATTCATGCAATGACATGCTAGACatttctatgcttccaactttgtggcaacagtttgtgggaagccctttcctgtttcagcatgacaatgccccgtgcacaaagcgaggtccatacagaaatggtttgttgagatcggtgtggaagaacttgactggcctgcacagagccgtGAACTTAACTCAAttgaacacatttgggatgaattggtacGGCAACTGCGAGTCAGGTataaatcgcccaacatcagctgtatcacatccggccgtgattgtgagtcccattGGGCGGCACACCATtgattggcctagcgtcgtccgggtttggccatcattgtaaataagaatgtcttaacggacttgcctagttaaatatataaataaaataaagcagtgcccgacctcactaattcttgtggctgaatggaagcaagtccccatgGCAATGTTCCAACATGGAGTGGACAGCCATCCCAttagtggaggctgttgtagaaGTAAAGGGGGACCtattccatattaatgcctatgattccatgtctgtaagtcgctttggataaaagcgtctgctaaatggcatatattattatattattttgtttTAAGGTGTTTGTGGTTCTCCATCCATCCCCGATTCAGAATATACAATATTCAGTCATTGCATGCTTAATTTAATAACTATCGACGAGAGAAAACCGAATATCCAATATAAAACAAATATCTCGGTgaaaaaaaatattgattctACAAAGTGAATCTGAAGACTTTGGTTCCGACTCAAGACAACCCATAATGGCATTACAAGGCTCTGCTTCATGAGCGGTCACGTTTGCTTTGAAGAATCAATCACTAGTTGACTGAGATTACCGTACGGACCCAAAATCAAAAAGGCATCCATTAACAGAGATTTTGTGTAACCTTATGCCAGCCTTTCGTGCAGTTATTTTTTGTAAAGCGTGTCGTGGTGGCACATAACGTCACTGTTCTGTAGCTGACTAGCGAAACACCCTGAGTCAAAGCACAAGTAATGTTTTGTATACCAATTTACAATGTTAAATTACTGTTAATTAATACAATATTACATTGTAGACAACCACTAGTTTATCCAGCATCGAGTTGCTGGCTAGCTAACTAACCCACTAATTTGCTTGAGAACGTGTATTCTGGAGGTTAGCTAGTTGAAATGGCTGAGTGAACAATACTACATTACCACATTCGTGACATTGCACAGCGACAACGTGATTTGGTACCGTATACAGTAGTGCGTTTACCTTTGTATTTTGTCAAAAATCCTCTGCTCGTCAATTAGTTAGCGTTTACCTTTGTATTTAGTTTAAAATCCTCTGCTCATCATGCTGAACCACCAGCCCTTTGTTTTTACCGCGTTGACACTCACCATGCGCTGCTACAGACCCACTCCGGATTATTTGGGGCAATGCTTTCATTGGCTATTTACACGACACCACCATGCAAAGCTTGTCATTGGCTATACTCGTTGTCAATCAATTTAGCAGCTAGGCTTCCCACGCCCACTTGTTTCGTAATCCATTTCACTGCAATCAGTCAAATCTGTTGTTAAACCTGCAGCACTGTCGATTCAGTAAGATTATTCAGCCATAACCTGATCGGTAGCCATTGATTTGTGTGATGAAACACAAATATAACTTTGATTTCATGCTGCGGCTACATTGATGATGGCTTGATGATAATTCTAACGAAAGCGAAGGGCAGTAACTACTGCTCTTGTTATTTCTGACTCGTGTCGAATGCATACTCTCATATTACCTCCAGTGTCATTGTTATAAATATACACATACCGTCACTGTACCGAGAGTCTGAAGGGGGCTCAGTTGACTTTAATGATGAAGCTACGTCAGTGCTTTTGGACAGTGAAGACAGcaatatatttgatatttaaaTCAATACAATTTAACATTGGTGATTTTCCTATACAAAAGCAATAACAATCCCAAATCACTGATGCTTAAAAGGCAGGGGCAACATGTCCCAGGGAAGGATAGAAGAGAATAATAAAAATGCATATTCTTACTATTGCACATTATCCTGTAAATAATTATTCTTTGTTCACAGTAATTGGCATTTGTACCATGATGAACAGTGCAGAGTACTTAGGGTTTAGTTGACAGTGCTTTAGTTTGAAAGGCTCAACACCACTCAGTCTTTCAGAACCAGGGGTGCTTTGACAGTAGCAGCAACTTCAGCCCCCATGAGCTCCTCTACAATGGCCAGGGCAAACTCAAAGCTGGTTCCTGGCCCGCGGCTGGTAATCAGATGGCCATCCTTCTGGACTCGAGCATCAGAATACTTGTAGTGGCCTAGGGAGTGGAGAGGAAcagtggtgaagagagagaaacaccattgTGTAATACTCTGCAAATGGGGATTATTTCATACCACTTGTTCAAATCAAGTTATTCATTGGTTTAACCTTCTTGCATTTATTACGTAATTTAACTTGTGTATATGCAGTCTTTCTTTTAATTATTTATGTTAGTGTTAACTGATTGAATCTGATCAAATGCTGGTGCATAATGACCTTGTATTGATGACTATCATAAAGTAAGAAACTTGTTACAGCACCCTCTGCTGGACACAAAGGACCACAATCGTGTCACCACTGTTCAGTAGTACTTGGGATCTTGTGCTGCATTTCCTGCCACACAGCCTGATATTTACAATATCATATGGAGACATAAGGTAAAAGGATTGTTTCTAAGTAGACAATTGCAATTTATTAGTTATTTCCAACAGAAATTAAGAAAAACATTTTAGTTAAAtgtaactttaattaaatgagttcactcttcacatgggatgatttcacagaacaaaataaagggaatattgaatgatccccaatgatctaTCGCATCTCCCAAATATGTTTTCAAAATACATCTGTATAATGATaatctagaaactaaagctttggttgtcttcctctgaGGCTTCCATCTATTCTCCCTggacctcaatgtccacctcttgaacatcagaatCTGAGGCCCCATCTTCACGGTCTCTTTCAAACCTTGTTGATGGCTTGTTGTCAAGCTCAAAAAGCTTCAGATTTGCCCAGATGGCCACCAATtgttcaacccttgtattggtcagcctgttgcatgctttgatgtgtgtgttcccaaacaaggaccagttgtgcTCTGAGGCAGCGGATGTTGGTGGTATTTGgaggatggaggcaacaggggaaagagcctcagatccacaaagtcctgATGATACGCTGGCACGACTGACATAAAGCATCTCCATCCCatagcccttgcttggaagtgtacttcgtcagactgccaagaaccttgccctcatccaggtcAAAGTGGCGAGacagtagtgatgacaccatatgCCTTGTTGATCgttgcaccagacaggatgctcttgccagcacacatggggtccaacatgtatgctgcagcgtgtatgggcttcaggcagaactCTTCACgcttttgatgtatttcagaactgcagtttcctctgcttggagcaacagtgaagtgggcagggcagtacagatttcttctcttacatctgcaagcagagtctgaacatcagacaggattggattgtctccctcaatccatgctatggctactgctataggtttcaggagtttcaggcttaccactctctcccaaaataaatcatccaggaggatcctcttgatggtgCTGTCCATATCGCCAGACTGTGATGTGGCCATTtattggagagactccttcccctgcagtagtcaaacatgatgacatcaccaccccaacgggtgttgctgggcagcttcaatgtggtgctcttattcttctcactttgcttggtgaggtagattgttGCTATAACTtaatgacccttcacatacctaaccatttccttggctcttgTAGAGTgcatccattgttttcagtgccatatccttgaggagcagattcaataaatgagcagcacagccagtgggtgtgatgtgagggtaggactcttCCAcattagaccaagcagccttcatgctcgctgcattgtctgtcaccagtgttaataccttctgtggtccaaggtcattgatgactgccttcagctcatctgcaatgtagagaatggtgtgtctgttgtcccttgtgtctgtgcgcttgtagaatactggttgaggggtggatatgatgtagttaattattccttgcccatgaACATTCGACCatccatcagagatgattgcaatacagtctgtttctctatgatttgcttgacctccacttgaactctgcatccagcaaataaGTAGATAAAGTATGTCTGGGTGAATGAGGGGTGTATGCTAGGTGatgaacattcagaaatctcttccaatacacatcgGCTGTGagcagaggtgaaccagttgtatacacagctcgagcaagacattcatcagcattcaTCTGACTACGTTCCGCCATTGTGtcaacaaaaaaaaatctgattccaggaggaccatgagccgTTGCTATCGAtaaaggtgtctgattcatcattttcacctcgactAGAAGTAAAGGGACTTTTGTTAGAGTTTGCTTGTTGTGAGCAcggagggaactttatgcactttgccagatgattctgcatctttgttgcattcacAGTATTTCCAAAATGTACACAGATTTTCCTTCTACATtcgctgcagtgaaatgtctccagacatcagatagtgcccgtggcattttcctgtaaataTTGAGATTTTCTtttgtaaaaaaacaaataaacttccatgtacagataaatagttgagcagttagattaaacagctcctttgtaagataaatgtttatGAAttgcaagctaaaacccacattgtagcaaaaactaacttgcaggaattgttaacaagttagaaaggATTTAAACACAcgttgctgtaggctactatttactagttaacaaaaaataatgTCATAAAATATTTTCACCCCATCCAGTATTGtgatcaaaacttaccagaaagcatgtagtccttggctcagacactGCACATGTGACggaagagtgcactgcacatgtgacggaagagtgcactgcacatgtgacggaagagtgcactgcacatgtgacggaagagtgcactgcacatgtgacggaagagtgcactgcacatgtgacggaagagtgcactgcacatgtgacGGAAGGGTGCACTGCACATGTGACggaagagtgcactgcacatgtgacagaagagtgcactgcacatgtgacagaagagtgcactgcacatgtgacagaagagtgcactgcacatgtgacagaagagtgcactgcacatgtgacagaagagtgcactgcacatgtgacagaagagtgcactgcacatgtgacagaagagtgcactgcacatgtgacagaagagtgcactgcacatgtgacagaagagtgcactgcacatgtgacagaagagtgcactgcacatgcgagggttgcaattccatcgAATTCAGGATAGTTtcaccaaaatatgccacaagatcTAGAATTGccttttttttgtgggatacacaaggttcactgttataagatAACTTttatgaatttaagcaaaattccaaATTCCTAGGCTTAACTACCCATGGAAAATTTCCGGAAATTTCCCAGAAAGGTTCTGGCCATTTGCAACCCGAACGTGAACCTTAGCCCTGTGACAACCAGGCAGTTTGTGTAGCTTTACCACCAGTCATCATTTTGTCCTTGGCACCAGGGTGGGTGGTGACTGTGCTGCCGTAGGCAATACCGTGTGCCAGGAGCGCCGTGGGACCTGAGGTGAGGAGGGAACAGGAGTTAGACCAATATCTGTCTCTGTATTCATTTCAAACTGTTCAAAACAGACATGGCACTCACTGGACAACAAAATGTGTCAAATTATTCCTTCTCAAAAACCCAGAGGTGTCACAATCAATACACCTTAACCTTTGTTTGCATGTTACATTGAGGTGACATCCCAACTAAAAGCCAGACTCATTAATAGACATCACTACCATAAAATAGGATCTAAAATTAACCACAGAGCGTATACGGTTTCAATCCACCTCTGCACACCATATTTAGAGGAAGGGAGAAAACAGACTAAAAATAATGGAGTTTGTGTCTGCTGCATTAACATTGGCAATGTCCTAGCACTGCAGTAAGCTCATCCTCCGACTTAATAAATAGAAAGCTATTGATCATGGTCCTTGGCTGCCTTCCCATGCAGTCTAAAGATTAGACTCCTCTCTGGAAGGCAGAGCAGGTGCCTGCCAGTTAAGTAGAGCCCAGCTCCTCCTGTTACATTCCTGCCTCCGCTCCGTTCTAAGGACACCAGGCTGGGCAAACGGCCGTCTCCAGAGAGAGTGCCTGGCCAGGGCTGGGACAGCAGGAGGCAGTGCATCCCTCAGATGACAATGAAGATTATTATGCACAAACTTATAGTCTTCTAGTCTTTTCACTTTTAGAAAGAGGAGTATGAAATGGGAGACCCGAGGTTCTATGACATTACCTGCTATACATGGAGTAATTGAGTCAAGCACTTTTCACACTAGAAATAGAAAGCATTATTTTCACTTAAGCAGAGCACAATGTGACACTGCTGCTGGTCATCCATTTGGCAGGTTCATTATATATTCCTGTGGGAACAGATGTTTTCTAGGATGCCCTTTACTCTGCTCTGACAACATCCTTTCAGTGCCCTTCATCAGCACAGGCAGGCAGAAAATCTCAGAGGTAGTGGGCTTTGTCAGTGGCACTAATATCTCGTTCTATCATAATCTCATTGTGTATTGATTTCCTGCTTACTAATAACAGAAAGGTGACAGCCTTATACTACACTCCCTGTCTGACAGAAATCACTGGTTACATATTTAACTCGAGATTAAATCTAAGCAATATTGCCCCAGCTGTGGTCATTGGCACAGATACATCCTAGAGTGTGTGAGCCATAATCTAGAGGTGGATTTGTACATTCTCGCAGAAGGAACAGTACCTGCACAGATGGCAGCGATCAGCCCTTTCCTGTCCTCCTGGTCCTTCAACACCTCTTTCACAGCAGGCGACTACAAGAGAACATGGAGGCCACATACAGAGAGTTGAGTCACTCTATACTCTCATACAGAATGTGTGTTATCACACTGACTTTTCAGTAAATGGACAGTCTGATAAATATTGAGGGCAATAGATGAGTCAATGTTTCCAGCAAGATTGAAAATCAATTTAAAGTTATTGTGAAAACTTTCAGAGCTTGTAGTTAGTTGTAAGGGCTAAAACCATAACATTAATTAAGCATCATATAGTCACTGTATATTTGCTTGTTTTTTTATAAACAATAATAATCT from Oncorhynchus keta strain PuntledgeMale-10-30-2019 chromosome 10, Oket_V2, whole genome shotgun sequence includes the following:
- the park7 gene encoding Parkinson disease protein 7 homolog, which encodes MAGKTALVILSKGAEEMETVIPVDVMRRAGIAVMLAGLTGKEPVQCSRDVYLVPDASLEDARKQGPYDVVFLPGGALGAQHLSESPAVKEVLKDQEDRKGLIAAICAGPTALLAHGIAYGSTVTTHPGAKDKMMTGGHYKYSDARVQKDGHLITSRGPGTSFEFALAIVEELMGAEVAATVKAPLVLKD